The genomic window TAGGATTAAAGAAATAATTATATTGTTCTGAAATCCATTAAAAACTAAAAAGGCAGACTAGAAGCAAGAAATAGAGAAAACTATTGGAAATCGGGTATAGGTAAAGAAAAATTACGATATTTGCGCGACTCCAAATAAATTGCTCAAGTGGTGGAATTGGTAGACACGTTGGATTCAAAATCCAATGTCGCAAGACGTGCGGGTTCGATTCCCGCCTTGAGTACAAAATTTATCCGTAATTACTTTATTTATAGAGTGTTACGGATTTTTTAGTTTAATATTTGTACGAATTTTGTACGAATTTACTATTTTATGTATTAATTTACTGTAGTTATTAGCTTATTGTTTCTTTTGATTTCAATCAATATTTAAATCGCTTCTATTCACAACCAAAGGCTTTTTTTAAAGTGAAGTTTTCGTCTAGTAAAGTTGAGTGTATTTCTGAATTACCGTTATCATCTATTACAGTTATTTCAAATTTTCTAGGCTCTTCGATTTGTTCTATTGATTTTTCGATTGATAAACGAGGTAAAGAATATTTAAGAGCCAAATCTAAAAGTTTAATTTTCTGTGATGCGTTTAGGCTCTCATAGTTTAAGTCATTTAAAATTTTATCCACTAATTCGTGCAGGCTACCACGCAATTCCACGCCAATTGCAGTCCCCCTTTTAGATATCTTGCCAGCCTCTTTACCACTTTTACTATCAAATCTCATCGTTATTTTACGTTATTTTATTATTTTAGATGCTTAACTTTTAAATCAAATATTATGACAACTAAACTAAAAGACATTTTACTCTATTCACTTGCAATAATTGGAACTGCATCGTTATTTATTTCAGCTTCAAATCAGTCAACTTCACCAAACCCCACTACCCCCGAAAGTCACGTTTGGGAAATGTTTAATGGCAATGGCACTTATTTATTTAACAAGGTAAGTGGAGAAGTTAGAAAATATGACGGTCAATTCATTGAATTAAATAAAAAAGGAGAAGTTGAAGATATAAAAGCGAAGAGTTACACAATAATGGTAGAAGTAAAATGACTTACCTAAAATATATTGGGTTAATACGCCACTTGTTCAATCGTAAATCATACGCTACTGCATTAGAGGTTAATCTTGCTACTTCGCCCTTGTAAACGTGGGTGTGCTTTTCTATTTTTTCAAGACTAACGATGAGATACTGAAACGCTTCTAAACGCTTGTTTTCTTCTTCATTCTTGGTGTATTTAATGAATTGTTCTTTATCTACTTTAGTAAAAGGAGAGCCTTCCTTATCAAATAATAATTGAGTTTTGTTCTCTTCAAACTCGACTTGAATATTATATAATTTATTGAGGTCAATCTCAAGTAAATTCAATATTTTATTTGGTGACAAATTCAGCGATTTAAGGCTTTTATTTTTATCTATTATCTTCTTAGTAGTGTAAGAGATGAAGTCCTCGCTAAACGCTTTTAAATCATCAATAGTGACGTGTTTTTTAGCCTCATCTATTGCTGTTTGTAGTAAAGTGATTTTAGCCTCTGCGACCTTTTCAGCTTGCTTTAACCCTTCGTTGCTAATCGTTATTACTTTCTTTTTAAATGCCATATTATCCTTTTATTACTTTTACTGTTGACTTCCCAGCTTTCTGATTTATTAAATTTCTAATAATCTGCGCAAATGTGTCCGATGCTCTACTATCAGTTAATTTTCTAAGTGTTATTAATTCATCTGGGGTTAGTTTAAGTTTTACCTCAATCATTTCTGGGTGTGAATTAGATAATTGTGTGTAGTAATGTTTTCTACTCATTTGAAAGATTTTTTGTTAATTCGTATCGCAAGTAAGAAGATAGTTTTAATCGGTTTTGTTTAGCCTTTTCTTGAAGTTTGGCTTTGTCCTTTGTTGACATTCTAATTGGCACTATTTCATTCATATATTAAAGTTTACATTAGTATATTAATATATAAAGAATGTAATATTATTTTGTATTTTTGAAGTATAAACCAATTTAACTATGAAAAACATACTTTACTTATTTTTAGCTTTTGCACTATTTTCTTGCAGCGATGACGATAGCTCTGATACAAATGACAATACCTCTACAAACTATGGTTTAATCCCTAAAACTATAAATCTCTATTCTAACGGTGAGTTAACATCCCAATCTAATTATTTATATAATGAGAATAACTTAATTTCTATAACTGGTTCAGATGATGAATCCAATTCTGGGGTTAATTACTCCTATAACGAAGAGGGTATGATTAATAAGATAGAGATTGATGAATATTATAATCAAGAACTAGTTGGTACATTTAAATTCGATTATATTTATAATAGTTCAAACGTGTTGGTTGAGATTATTTCGTATCAAGAAAATTACAGTGATGAAAGTTCTTCAATAGAAACATTTTCCATAGATTATCCTCAAGAAAATGAAATACATATTTTTAGTGATGATGAAAATTGCACTGACATTTTAACTGTTGATAATGGAAACATCACCTCAATAGATGACTGTAGCTCAAATCAAACTAGGATTATTAATTATGACCAAAAAAATTCAGTTTTTAAAAATATTAAGGGAAATAATATCTTCTCTAATTATTTTGTTAATCCGTTGATGAGTACAAAAAACAACAACATAGTAAGTGTTGATGGGTGGGAGCTTACCTACATTTACAATGAGCAGGATTATCCAATCAATATAACATTCAAGCAGTGTGAAACTTGTTCTATTCAAAGAATTGAAATAACATACACCAACTAAATGAAAAGAATTTTAATACTCACCACCATTCTAATCTTCGCCTGTAGTAGTGATAGCGAGGGTAATCCTTGTATTTACGAGCCTACATTAACTACACAAGCTGTTACTGATATAACAGAAACATCAGCTACTTTAAATGGCGTTATAAGTATCGTATCAGAGAATTGTGACGTTCCTAATAATACTGAACAAGGTTTTGTCTATAGAAGACACTCAAGTCAATGTTAATGGGACTAATATTTCTACAACTATTGAGGGTTTAACGCCTAACACGACTTATTATGTAAGGGCTTTCTTGACTAACACTTTAGGAGAATTTTACAGTAATGAAGTTAGTTTTTCTACTGAAGAAGAGATAACAGGAAGTTGTGATGGAGCGCCTTATCCAAGTATTGTTTACGGAACTCAAGAATGGACTGTTGAGAATGCTTGCCACACTACTTATAGAGATGGCACGCCTATACCACAAGTTACAGATAATGATGAATGGCGTTATTTAACTACAGGGGCTTGGTGTTATTATGGAAACGACCCTACCAATGAAGTGTTGTATAATTGGTATGCGGTAGCAGGTATTCACGATACAGACCCTAACACACCTAACAAAGAATTTGCACCAGAGGGCTGGCACGCACCAAGTAATCTTGAGTGGACTACCCTTGAAAACTATCTTATAGCAAATGGTTATAATTATGATGGTACAACCACAGGAAATAAAATAGCTAAGTCAATGGCATCAACAACAGGATGGTTAAGCTCAACAACACTAGGAACTCCAGGCAACAACCAAAGCACTAACAATAGTAGCGGCTTTAACGCCTTCCACACGGGCACTCGCTCATATTATGGAACAATGAGCCCGGGTGATGATTTTGAACCTGAAGAATATGTTGTATTTTGGTCTTCAACTGGTTTTAATAATAATATTGAAAATTATGGTGCTTTTAGTCGCAACTTGTACTACGACAGTAGTAGTCTCGAAACAGCTTACATAGACTATAGTGCAGCACACGGCTTCCCTGTTCGTTTAGTCAAAGACTAACAACTCTACTAATAGGTAAAGGCAAGTTAGTTGCTTCTATCAAATAGCTTCCATTGTCTGTTTTAACCGTATATTTAAGCTTATCTATTCGTTCTATACTGATAATGGTTTTGGCGTTGTTTTCAGCCAATTTAAAGGCAATATAGCGGCATTGAATGTCGTCTATTTCAGTAGCTTCTAAAAGGTGCTTAAAAAGGCTGTTTTGGTTTGTTGTTTTCATAGGTTTTTTTGTTGTTTAGACTACACGATATGGTGTAATATATACATACATCATTGTATGTACATCAAATTATTTAGGTATTAGATTTTTTGCTTGTATTTCGTCAATAAATTCACGCCACATTTTTCGATTGTGAGTAATAGTTTTTACGCCCACTTCGTTCATATTCACAATGCGTAATAAATCAGCTTTTAGATTACCTCTTGCTGAATGGTTTTTAATGTCTGGGTGGAACTCACTAACATAATATGGGATTGCTTCTTCAATATTGCATTTGACTAATTCAGCGTGTTTAAGCATTGCATAGTATTTAAATTTTTGTGACAGTGTCATTCCTTCTTTATGGCTTATTTCTCTGTATCCAGTCATATATTTTGACATTGGTCTATTAAAGACTTGAAGAAAGGCTCTATTTAATTCCAGCTTCAATAAGTCGTTTAAAGTTTTGACATTATATCCGTAAGTTTTGAAGTGTTGATTGTTTTTAATTGTTGTTTCTACACGAAGC from Formosa sp. Hel1_33_131 includes these protein-coding regions:
- a CDS encoding plasmid mobilization protein; this encodes MNEIVPIRMSTKDKAKLQEKAKQNRLKLSSYLRYELTKNLSNE
- a CDS encoding fibrobacter succinogenes major paralogous domain-containing protein; this translates as MSIEDTQVNVNGTNISTTIEGLTPNTTYYVRAFLTNTLGEFYSNEVSFSTEEEITGSCDGAPYPSIVYGTQEWTVENACHTTYRDGTPIPQVTDNDEWRYLTTGAWCYYGNDPTNEVLYNWYAVAGIHDTDPNTPNKEFAPEGWHAPSNLEWTTLENYLIANGYNYDGTTTGNKIAKSMASTTGWLSSTTLGTPGNNQSTNNSSGFNAFHTGTRSYYGTMSPGDDFEPEEYVVFWSSTGFNNNIENYGAFSRNLYYDSSSLETAYIDYSAAHGFPVRLVKD